The genomic DNA agttGAGCTTATACACACAGTCAGTGCCTGGATACTGAGGCAGATTCAGCTGGTACTTCTGTTCAAGTGCAGCAGGAACAAATCGTCCTCCCAGAAAGTGATAGCGTCCTTTGAAGTGATGGGCTGCTTTCTTGGGGGCTGTGAGGGAGATGAGCATGTCTGGCTGAATCCCATCAGGAGAGCCGTTCTCCACATCCCAGCCTAgacacagagaaagaaagaaaaagaaagagagatttatgttacttcaaaaaagtaatccaagaaacttaaaaatgtttaaactgcAGTGATACTATTGATCAATTCTTGCTTGCATcactgtgtgcgtgcatgctcACCTGAAGGTATATCAACGCTAGCAATGGGTACTGTGATTTTCTTTAGTTGGGAAAGGATTTCACCGAATGGCTCTCGCACTGCCCCCTTGAAACTGAATCCAAAAACGGCATCTACCACCACATTATAGGCTTCGTCGATCACATCAGCCTGAAGAGAAAGTGAGGAGGATAACTGTAAAGTATAGTTGCTTAAAGGGGACCTTTTTAAGATgtacaaataaatctttggtgtccctcagagtacatatgtgaagttttagctcaaaatactccacagataattcattacagcatgttaaaattgccaaatTGCAACAGGctttatcgtagttttgtccaactccattgacttgtattagttgtgctgtgaggtacggtattactccacgccgggaacgttgtttctattcttgcaattggcaaaggcggattagcgccacccactgggctggagtgtttattattcaagctctcaacggaagaatgtacgggtgtgaggggtttggaaaaataggtccacaagtttaaatgtatttgtaaacgaaagtttaatgcattttaggaaggattgttcctgtgcacctatacagccattatagaggtgggaggtgatacaagaaacacccaaaaattctcgggccagcatcatatgtccaaatttcagtcaaaaccgttctatttcatcataaacaatctgaaaacaggactttaactgtgtaaaataccgaacttgtcctttaagagaaaacatttgcataaaaaagtgttcctgatgaatttttatgttaatctggaattatccactagatggcgcacttacccaattaaaaaaaaactgaagccaaaacgttatttactcattttaaactctgtgtatgttttgataatcattctgaatatgatctctaacaaaaaatatgacccccccccccgttttgtgtattgtttgtttgatagcagagggtctgttctttcatttgatatatttttatgtttatatacttttagaatgttttttcctgggaggcattttgtgaaacttttgtgaaaattacaaaaCATGCTGgtggcaacttttcaaaaaatggctggcggggaatgtgttaaacatgcactgtaaaaaatactttgctgctttgtttttaattttataagttataacaactcacctgtagttataccagtgcttctcaaataaaggggggggggggggctcgaagcgacaccagggggggcgcgcgagacccggggaaaatactttttcaggaagtgatttttttgcaccgtcacttaaagatattacaccccaaacacgctgataagccgcttgagttttttatgattatttattgattatatttaatttaatttttcagtatcaaatggtcaaaaatatactgtaaatacggattgatttattttatttcaggcaaattgatgcattttttgtcttttctgttacagactaaaaaaacattgttaataaagttattctttgttgtaagttgattgatatttctttttttgtgttttctttaatgttaataaggatacaatgttttgcagatgtgtaattttatagacaaattatactatttacagtcgcggcggagagttggggggcgcgaaatgtttacttcttcctgggggggggggggggtgacagaaaataattgagaagcactgagttataccaactcatctctagtcaagataaataatagtaagttgaaatgacttgtaaatccgggttgattcaacaaaaaaatttaaggcagcaaagtattttttacaatgtggaaaagtcagattttcattatatgtcccctttaatacatATATTCCTAAAGATCACATTCTCATTGCAAAGGTAAAAtcaggaaaaaaaataaatgatagTCATGTATGCAGTAATGTTTCAACAATTCAGACTTTCTTGGCAGTTAATATATTATTTGTCATGTGTCAATGAGTCAATGTGTCGCTAAAGGTCATATATTGAACCAAGGTGGAACCCCCTTGATATAAATAATACGATATTGAACGGCTATACCTCAGGCATCTCAGTCAGGAAGGAAATATCCATCTTTTCACACTGGGTGGTAAGATTCTGAAACAGCTGTTTGTTGGGGCGCTTTGGGTACAGCACAGACGGCTCATATCCCTGAGAAATCCACAATCAATACGAATAAAGCCAATATATcttcattaaatatttaggtTAATGAATTTAGGTGCAGCAAGTTTTTCCCCAACTACTGATTAAAAAGTCAAGCAATGTAAACTCACAAACAATTTAAGATGTCTTGCACAGACCAATCCATCTCCTCCGTTATTTCCAGGCCCACAGATGATCAATACTCTGGGTGGAGTCTTGAGCAAAGACTGCAAAGGATAGCCCTATGACACAAACAATTGATTTTAATAGATGTATACTTAATAATGCACTAAAAAGCTGTATAGGTAATACACATTCACAGAAGAATGTACCTTAGCAACAGCTGTGGCACAGCTAAGGCCAGCCAGCTCCATTAACTGATCCACACTGAAGCTGTATTCATTAAACAGTTCTTCATCAATGTGCTGAGCCTCTTCTTGTCTATAGTGAAGAATAAACAGCGAACACATGAAAAAAGCATCGTTCATGGTTGCGTTTGTGTCAGAAACTATATGCACaggaaatgtaaataaaaagtaCAGTTACACATGTGGCTGTTACATACTGTCAACACCATCTTGGTAAAAGAGTTTGACAGTAATAGAATTGACACTGACTAATTCACACAAcaggaaaaaattattttcagtaaataagagacttttaataaaaattattatattgttatggCCTATAACATAAATGAGTACTGAATtattaaaatcataaaaaaatgactttataatTTACCCACAATACAACAACtataacatactgtatattcaaATGTGAGTCTGCCATGTGTTAAACTGATGTCGTTGTTTAGTACTTCTTTGACCCTGACAACCACTTACCCTAAATATTTGATTGTATTAGCCATGGTGCAGGCCTGTCTATGAGTGAGATCTTTACTGTAGATGTTATTGGAAATATGTGCACATGCTCCTGTGTGTTTCAGGACAGAGCCCCCTCGTGACGTCACAAGAAGACCAATGCCAAACAGTGCTCGAACCCCCAACATTCACCTGGCTACAGCACCTGGATATGGAGGTACACTGCCTGTATGTGAATGAAACTCAGTAGAAAGGTAACAGTCTGCAAGCATTACAAATCATCAAACGTTAAAAACACCCCAAACTATATTTTAGAATTGTGTGTTTACATACCCCACTTAAACGAACTAAAAGTACTGGTACGGTGAAAtattaactataaaaataataaataagatcAAGGGTAAATTTATCTTTCCAAGAAACTTTTAGTAAGTTACACGCGTTGTCACCACATGCGATTATCTCCACAAATGCAAATCAAACAGCTTCAATCCTGTTTAGTTAATATTACAGAATGCAAAACATGCAACGTTTCAAACTGAGATGATACCTAGTACAGCCCGAAACGTTTGCATGAAATATATTATCCGGGTGAACCCTCAACCGCTTTTCATAATAAAAGTTTGACATGCAGGCTTAAAAATAAGATTTCTGTGTaaataaattagtaaaaaatAATCAAGCCATTATATAGATTTATGTAACTCtattcatgtatgtatgtacTGTTTGTAACGTTATatatgtatgtactgtatgtatggacacaacatatttaaatgtttggtACCACATAAATATGTCCATAAAAGACTTACATTTTTTCCTTAATATTTATGTGGTAGTTTAGTTTTGTTTATGAAAAAGGCGTCGTATAGGTCagcttaattttattttaacatacaCAGGTCTTGAGAAGTCTAATTTTGGTTTGATCCACAGCACCCCCATGATACAGTTCGTAATGGTACATTCCCGCTATTTAATATCAGACTCACCATGCCAGCGTTTAGGGTTTATGTTGGAGTACGATGTAAACGCTTCATAATATCAGATATCCACACACCGATTTACCTGAATTAAGGTAAGCGTTTTTATTTAACGCGATAAGTATAATTCGTTAAGTAGTTTTGACTATTAAATGATGAATTACATCTGGTTGTAGTTAAAACATAAGGGAACTGCTCCGTATTCATATTAACAGATTAAACTTCAACTTGACCTGAGGACTGGTAACAGTCCTGGAAATTACGGACTTTCCCAAATACAACGATGACATTTGGATGTCGAATAGGAGGGTTTGGGAATATGCACATTATCAGCAATACTGGATATTTTTGCAAAActgattttaaatgtatttataatgttttgaTTGTGTTAATTGGTTAGCGTGACAGGAAAGTTACTGAAgaaatatttgaataaataaatgcacaaattGAGTTTATTGATCCCATATGTGAGATATTGATCCACTGTGTTAATAAACATGCCATAGCATGTTAGTACCTTAGTTTAAAGTATCATGTAAATACAATGATGTCATAACTGCACCATAATATAACAAAGTACTTTTTACGTACTTTGTAAGCAAACCTAGACTAATATAAAATTTGGCCACAcaacattacacttaaaataatgttaaataaagaCACAGTAAAATAGTAGAAAACGTGGTCTGTAATATCAAATATATTGGACATCTTTAATAACTTGCTGTGAAATGTCCAAAGACTTGATGGCGCTAACATGGAAACtccttaaaaaattaaaacgtGTTTACTGTAtcaatacagtattttgtagaCTTGATTTTGATCCCGACGGACCAATTAAAAAATCTCTATGTGCCCTTAAGTCACTTAAGTCATGTGAagttagccaatcagattagaGCTTGCAAGATTGAGAAGGTGCTTTGCAGTTTTGCAAACGGCTGTGTGTGAAGGCGAAACTATATTGGTTTATaatcatgttatttttttaaacagcagtTTTTGATGCAAACtcattgtaattgaaactcataGATGCTGTATCACTGTCAGGCTGTCCTCTTCGATTCATCTTAGGGCAGCAGTCCTTTTACAGCCAGGCAAACGCTCATGGAAACCTGCCATGAAAAAAACTAGTAAATCTTAATGATAAGTGCTGTCCATAAATCACCAAAGAGGTAACTCCATGCTTGGAAATGGTGGTTTAGAGATACAGACATGAAAATTACCAAAGAGTAATCTACACCGAGGCAGAGCAGTGGCTATTCACTCACAGTTTGAAGCAACTGTGGGCTGCAATATCGATCTATTGATATTGATGAGTACCATGTGCATGCTTTGGTGTAAATCAGACTTGTTATATAAAGATGATCATTGTTGTCTCATGGTCATGGCTGGTGCACTTCAATATTTCCACCTTGTTTTCCAGCAAGGGCTTTTATTGACTCATGTTTGTTCATAATGTCGCAGGATGAAATGGTCGATTGTAATTGGATTCTTGTGATCTGCACACATCCATGCAAAATTCCTTTATGTGAATACTGTGAAAAATAATCATGTGAATGTAATGGATGTAAATTGCCATCTTGGTAAATGGGTTCTGGCTGTCCAGTGCACTTGTGAAGATTATGTGAACCGTCAAAGGATCTGCTGAGTAGGATCGGTTGCTGTCCAGTGCTGAAACCAGGCTTCCTTTTAGATGTGGTTACAAGCTagatatgtttttctttttgttatGTGAAGCCATATAGCAACTGTCTTGCTTTTAATGCATTATTATATTGCCCCAGGCTCAGAATAtctttaaatgtattataaaaaaacaagagcTTCATTTTTgagaacattttcattttagaaTTAAAGTGCAAGATATTACATTTCCGTTTATGCAGAcgcttggcagatgcttttatccaaaatgtcCATGTATATTTGTTGGGCAATGAAAGTTTTCTCGTAGACCAGGTGTCGAAATCTACAacctttttttgacatttccccACTGTACACAACAAAATGTGACCCAATCTGTGAAAACCTAGCTAGTCTTTTCTTGTGGTTTACCGTTTTCTaggtaaaataatgtaaagagcATTGTGTGGAAATGTAACTTTAATATATGAAGTATTTACTTTAACGttaacatttaaactttttttaaaaaaagttgccagtcagcggcagattttttataaaaattctAGAAAATGTTCtcctttttatatatatatataaacgtacaacatatcaaatgaaagaacagaccctttgctttaaaaaaaaagtttaatcctaccttcatttgttctctttttatcacctttcaaatattggtaggtttcttcaaaaatacaaaattttgactaaaaggctgagataattgcatttttgggtAGTGCATTCACATCAGCCACGGTAAAGGTGGCAAAAATGGGCtattcgcacgtagttggacgcttgaacatttgagtttactcgcttcatacgcgcgtgaaattctagtcattcgagacattaaCGCGGAAATTAGCATAATTTCCAGGGGCAACGCTCAATCCGCGTGGAACGCGCCCCACCTTCCACACATttcgcgccgcaggatgcctaattgcgtctttgcattgatttaacatgtaaatcactcacgcttgcaGCGGCTGGTGTGAAGGCGTAAAATTCGCGTCTAcccgtctagtttgccgcttgaacattttgagtttactcgcttcattcgcgcataaAATTCTAGTCActgacattcacgtggaaattcgcctCATCGGAGGACCTTCCATAGGCTTCTGCGTCTTCCCTCGCCTCCTgttatcacgtcactactagagcaagctcctgattggtcaACGCGGctcgtttttccgccaaagttcaaatgtttcaacttgcgcgtttcccgcggcagcGCTTAATTCGTGCTATTTGCGCAAACTAGACGCACGAATGAGGCTaaatcgtgtctaccgcgcTGCGCTAAACGCCACATTTGCGCCGCGAGACCTTCAGACGCGCATCAacacgtctttacattgacttaacattgaaatcactcgattggatttcacaggcagggtcacataatTGAAGCCCCCCCACTTACAATTTATATACTTTAGAGCCATATAGAGATagttttagcttattttaatgcttgtttgtCTTTGCCATAAAACAAACCAGGAATCCAGTGAGAGCAAGAGTCCTACATAATTTATGGCCAAAGAGACAATTTTTGTATTCCACCTTTCAAAACTGTTGTTACACTATAACTCgcagatttttttattctgcacatTCGACTGCAGTTTCGAACAATTCGCTGAAACGCATTGTgttgtaatttgtaatattatgAAGATTTTTCTGCTCTTTCTTCAGTGTTATGAAGCTGAAATACCCAAACAACAAAATGGTTTTCTTTTTATCAACATACTGAAAGTGGAAATTTGTTAGTTATTGGtcagtagggctgtcacggttatgaaatttggctggcgGCTATTGTGTTAATTggtaaattgtgacgattatgccgattaattgcctgtttttattgctttgacatttaattctcatacttttttttcatttgttcaTGATAtcattttcatataaatatatctttcaaaaacatgagaaataaacacaataaagtgtctaaaaataactaaaaataaaaaggcaatcaaaataaactgactataccacaacaggccttaaatagtagccagTCTGATAGAAGACATCTGATACAGTCTCTTGCctgtttatacaggcgctacagctcccccttgtgttttttaaagagatgtgcaatcattgcggtgatctgaaatcatcttgatgaggtcaaacaatcgcaatgAGACGATGGAAGTTGCCTTATTAAATGaccttatttatttttcatcgcAGTTATTAGCCTCCAGCATCTTTAAGTTATGAGTGTTAGTTCTTTACTCCCAGTGGCCCTGGCCTCTCTAATGTAATTTGATGCACAGTGCTTTTTCACTGCTGTGTTAATAAACATGTATCACGCATACTGTGTGATATATGGGCTGCATGTTTATTAATGAAGCTCATTAGCGAGTTTTGATCTCCTGCAGAGGTGTTTGCACTTTGTATTTGTGACTTAACAAGCACAGAATAATATAATGTTGGATTTAGCTGGATACAGTTGCACAAAAGCTATTAATTATTTTActtatttacacaaaaaaaatttatcaATCTTAGACAAAATACTGTGGTTTTTCTTTGTCTATCTGAAATCTTCCATGTATAGTCATGGTCCCAGGAAATTGGATTATGTGCGCTGGTTCTGTTCCAGAGCAATTACTACTGTCATTTTGCGCTGTGGCTTTGGATAATAAAACCAGATGGCCTTAAGGTCATCCCCAATTAAAGAAAATCCATTTCCATTCATAAAGTTTTCCATTATTGCTCGGAAGTAATGAGCTTCATTTAATACCTTAATTTCTTTTAATCAATATCAGAGCAATGCTATTTCTGCGGGCTGCATACTGCCTATGTCCGTCTAATGGCCAGTTTTATTCCTCTCCAATTCCAGAAATTAAATGCGCCTCCTATTAAATTCTTATAATTGTGCACGGTTTAATTTTTATCTGTGTTTTGTGGTTGAGGTAGATCTTTACAGGAGCTTTGCTCCCGTGGTAAGATAGGGAGGTAGATGGGCTGGTGGAATAACACTAACTTTAAGTAGACGGTTTATTATTGCCAGTGTCTTACACAGGCTGTATTCATACATTATTGATGTACTCTGCTTGAACTGGCAGCCCTAGCTGACATTTGGCTTATATCTCTTAACCTGATCTTATTAACCAACAAAGATTTTGATGTAAACTTTGAAGTTTTTAAGAGCTTGACTGTGTTAATATGTAGGTCTCTGCAAAACATTATCCTAGCATCCTTTTAACTGACCCATATGTTAGTCAGGGTAATAAAAGTAACCCATATTgatgaaatgacaaaatttacaattatatcagatttcttttgtgttaacaACATATAAACAATGATTGTAAAGATTGAATCTTAGCTCTCTGGTcaagttttaattaaaaaacaaatggaGGGAATCCACGATCTTAATTACTTCTGCAATGAGCTAAATACTGAAAACAAACACTGACCATTGATGTCACAAGCTTCCTCTCATTTCACCTAAAGGGATAGTCTAGCCAAAAATGTAAAGGGATAgtacacttaaagggatagtttacccaaaaatgaaaagggatagtttgttaaaagggatagttcaaccaaatcatgagccccattcacttctatagtaggaataaaGAAAACTATGGAAGTAAACAGGgctcattcctcaaaatatcttccttcgtattcatcagaacaaataaatttatacaggtttgtaacaatataAGAGTGTGAAAAAAAGATGAGagtattttcattttggggaaAACTATCCTTTAAGTTTGTTGGATGGGAATATCGGCTGTATCTTGCTTACCCATATAGGTCACACCCCTTATTGAGGTGAGGTCATTGGTccttgcattttttaaaaacctgATACTATGAGATGGTGATTGAACCGCTCCTTGTAACCAAACTCTTCTCCTCTTATTCTTTCTCCAGGTCTAATCCATATAGCTGGCCTATCCCTGTCACAGTGTCACCCAGCCAGCACTGGATAACAAGGACCCAAAATGTTCAGCACAAAAAGGTTAGTATACACtgctgtatatatatttttaaatatctaAGATCTTGAGTGCTGGGAAAATACTGAAGTTGCTTGCAACTCTACAGACAGTTAGACAAATTGTTTTGCATTTCATTTCTTTGCATTTAAGTTATGATGTTGATATTAtgtgtgt from Misgurnus anguillicaudatus chromosome 20, ASM2758022v2, whole genome shotgun sequence includes the following:
- the naxe gene encoding NAD(P)H-hydrate epimerase, with amino-acid sequence MLGVRALFGIGLLVTSRGGSVLKHTGACAHISNNIYSKDLTHRQACTMANTIKYLGQEEAQHIDEELFNEYSFSVDQLMELAGLSCATAVAKGYPLQSLLKTPPRVLIICGPGNNGGDGLVCARHLKLFGYEPSVLYPKRPNKQLFQNLTTQCEKMDISFLTEMPEADVIDEAYNVVVDAVFGFSFKGAVREPFGEILSQLKKITVPIASVDIPSGWDVENGSPDGIQPDMLISLTAPKKAAHHFKGRYHFLGGRFVPAALEQKYQLNLPQYPGTDCVYKLN